In a single window of the Nodularia spumigena CCY9414 genome:
- a CDS encoding fatty acid desaturase — protein MQSNTVAFNNPDDCEPSEDITKLPFTLQDLKAAIPAECFQPSVTKSLFYFFRDILIIGLLYAVANYLDSWYFWPVFWVMQGTMFWALFVVGHDCGHQSFSKHKWLNDLIGHLSHTPILVPYHGWRISHRTHHKNTGNIDNDESWYPVSESQYKEMPLVQKLGRYYVFLLAYPVYLFKRSPGKEGSHFSPSSPLFKPSEKWDIITSTALWIGMVALLGFFTFQWGWMWLLKYYAMPYIVFVIWLDLVTFLHHTESDIPWYRGEDWTFLKGAISSIDRDYGFINHIHHDIGTHVAHHIFLNMPHYNLLKATEAIKPIMGEYFHESKEPIWKSVWRSALSCHFVPDTGSKVYYTSNHQK, from the coding sequence GTGCAATCAAATACCGTCGCTTTCAATAATCCTGATGACTGTGAACCGTCTGAGGATATAACCAAACTCCCCTTTACTCTTCAGGATTTGAAAGCAGCAATACCTGCTGAATGCTTTCAGCCCAGTGTAACAAAATCCCTATTTTATTTCTTTCGTGACATCTTGATTATTGGACTGCTTTATGCAGTGGCTAATTACCTAGATTCTTGGTATTTTTGGCCGGTTTTCTGGGTCATGCAAGGAACAATGTTTTGGGCTTTGTTTGTAGTTGGACATGACTGTGGACACCAATCTTTTTCTAAGCACAAATGGCTGAATGATTTGATTGGACATTTATCTCACACGCCGATATTAGTTCCTTATCACGGTTGGAGAATTAGCCACAGAACTCACCACAAAAATACTGGCAACATTGATAACGATGAAAGCTGGTATCCTGTGTCAGAATCGCAGTATAAGGAAATGCCATTAGTCCAAAAGTTAGGCAGATATTATGTTTTTCTTTTGGCTTATCCGGTGTATTTATTTAAGCGTTCCCCAGGGAAGGAAGGCTCTCACTTTTCACCCAGTAGCCCACTTTTTAAGCCTTCCGAAAAATGGGATATTATCACTAGCACTGCACTTTGGATTGGTATGGTGGCTTTACTAGGCTTCTTTACCTTTCAATGGGGTTGGATGTGGTTACTAAAATACTACGCTATGCCTTACATTGTGTTTGTGATTTGGCTAGATTTGGTGACTTTTTTGCATCATACAGAGTCAGATATTCCTTGGTATCGTGGAGAAGATTGGACTTTCCTTAAAGGTGCGATTTCTAGTATTGATAGAGACTATGGTTTTATCAATCATATCCATCATGATATCGGTACTCATGTTGCTCATCATATCTTTCTGAATATGCCTCACTACAATTTGCTGAAGGCGACTGAGGCGATTAAACCAATTATGGGTGAATATTTCCACGAGTCTAAAGAGCCAATTTGGAAGTCTGTATGGCGTTCAGCTCTTAGCTGTCATTTTGTCCCGGATACAGGTAGTAAGGTTTACTACACCTCTAATCA
- a CDS encoding Coenzyme F420 hydrogenase/dehydrogenase, beta subunit C-terminal domain, which yields MTSVSPHKKAKALKSTSRRPAKELCSECGLCDTYYIHYVKEACAFINQQIGGLEEQTHKRSRDLDNENELYFGVHQDMIAARKQQPIEGAQWTGIVSTIAIEMLNRGLVEGVVCVQNTKEDRFQPMPVIARTPEEILAARVNKPTLSPNLSVLEQIEKSGMTRLLVIGVGCQIQALRAVEKELGLEKLYVLGTPCVDNVTRAGLQTFLETTSRSPDTVVHYEFMQDFRVHFKHEDGSSETVPFFGLKTNKLKDVFAPSCMTCFDYVNSLADLVVGYMGAPFGWQWIVVRNDTGKEMLDLVQDQLDTQPVMSQGNRKEAVQQSIPAYDKGVTLPMWAAKLMGVVIEKIGPKGLEYARFSIDSHFTRNYLYVKRNYPEKLAAHVPEFAKRIVGGYKLPE from the coding sequence ATGACTTCAGTTTCTCCTCACAAAAAAGCCAAAGCCCTCAAATCTACTAGTCGCCGCCCGGCGAAAGAACTCTGTAGCGAGTGCGGACTGTGTGATACATACTATATTCATTATGTCAAGGAAGCCTGCGCTTTTATTAATCAGCAGATAGGGGGACTTGAAGAACAAACCCACAAGCGATCGCGTGACCTAGATAATGAAAATGAACTATACTTTGGTGTTCATCAAGACATGATCGCCGCCCGCAAACAGCAGCCCATAGAAGGCGCACAATGGACAGGTATTGTCAGTACCATTGCCATTGAAATGCTGAATCGCGGCTTAGTTGAAGGTGTTGTCTGTGTCCAAAACACCAAAGAAGACCGCTTTCAACCCATGCCAGTTATCGCCCGTACCCCAGAAGAAATACTGGCAGCTAGAGTAAATAAACCAACATTATCGCCCAACCTTTCTGTTTTAGAACAAATAGAAAAATCGGGGATGACACGGTTATTAGTCATTGGTGTAGGTTGCCAAATTCAAGCCCTGAGAGCCGTAGAAAAAGAACTAGGCTTAGAAAAACTCTATGTGTTGGGTACACCCTGTGTAGATAACGTTACCCGCGCCGGACTGCAAACATTCTTAGAAACCACTAGCCGTTCACCTGATACAGTGGTGCATTATGAATTTATGCAAGACTTCCGAGTTCACTTCAAACATGAGGATGGTTCCAGCGAAACCGTGCCATTCTTTGGTTTGAAGACTAATAAACTCAAAGATGTGTTTGCACCTTCCTGTATGACTTGCTTTGATTATGTTAATTCCCTAGCTGATTTAGTTGTGGGTTATATGGGCGCACCCTTCGGCTGGCAGTGGATTGTAGTCAGAAATGATACAGGAAAAGAAATGCTGGATTTGGTGCAAGACCAGTTAGACACTCAGCCGGTGATGTCTCAGGGGAACAGGAAAGAGGCTGTGCAACAGAGTATTCCTGCTTACGATAAGGGCGTGACTCTGCCGATGTGGGCGGCGAAATTGATGGGTGTGGTGATTGAAAAAATTGGACCGAAGGGTTTAGAGTATGCGCGGTTTTCCATTGATTCCCATTTTACGCGGAATTATTTGTATGTGAAGCGCAATTATCCTGAGAAGTTGGCGGCTCATGTGCCGGAGTTTGCTAAGAGGATTGTGGGGGGGTATAAGTTACCCGAGTAA
- a CDS encoding acyl-CoA desaturase, whose translation MTIATSTKLQINWVNTLFFLALHIGALFAFLPSNFSWNAVGVALLLYWITGGLGITLGFHRLVTHRSFQTPKWLEYFLVFCGTLACQGGPIEWIGTHRIHHVHSDTDPDPHDSNKGFWWSHIGWLIYHSPSHADVPRFTKDIAEDPVYQFLQKYFILVQVALGLLLMYLGGWSFVVWGVFARIVWVYHCTWLVNSATHKFGYRSYDSGDRSTNCWWVAVLVFGEGWHNNHHAFQYSARHGLEWWEIDLTWMTVQLLQSLGLATNVKLAAKKQ comes from the coding sequence ATGACAATTGCTACTTCAACGAAACTTCAAATTAACTGGGTAAATACCCTGTTTTTCCTAGCCTTGCACATCGGCGCTTTGTTCGCTTTTCTTCCCAGTAACTTTAGCTGGAATGCCGTTGGTGTAGCTTTATTGCTTTACTGGATTACAGGTGGACTGGGGATTACTCTCGGATTTCACCGTCTAGTTACTCACCGCAGTTTTCAAACTCCCAAATGGCTGGAATATTTCTTGGTCTTTTGCGGGACTTTGGCCTGTCAAGGTGGACCAATTGAGTGGATCGGGACACATCGCATTCATCACGTACATTCTGATACTGACCCAGATCCCCACGATTCCAATAAAGGCTTCTGGTGGAGTCATATCGGTTGGTTAATTTATCACTCTCCCTCTCACGCTGATGTTCCTCGTTTTACCAAGGATATTGCCGAAGACCCAGTTTATCAGTTTTTACAAAAATATTTCATTTTGGTTCAGGTAGCACTGGGTTTATTACTCATGTATCTGGGTGGCTGGTCTTTTGTGGTTTGGGGCGTGTTTGCTCGCATTGTGTGGGTTTACCATTGCACCTGGCTGGTGAACAGCGCTACTCACAAATTCGGTTATCGCAGTTATGATTCAGGCGATCGCTCCACAAACTGCTGGTGGGTCGCTGTGCTAGTATTCGGCGAAGGCTGGCATAATAACCACCATGCTTTTCAATACTCAGCTCGTCACGGGCTGGAATGGTGGGAAATCGATTTAACTTGGATGACAGTTCAATTACTGCAATCACTTGGTCTGGCGACTAATGTCAAGTTAGCTGCCAAAAAGCAGTAA
- a CDS encoding GxxExxY protein, translating into MIENEITGEIVDAAYRVHVSLGPGLLESVYETVLDLELRRRKLQVRRQVLIPVMYEGIRLDEGFRADLIVEDKVIVELKSVETVHPVHHKQLLTYLRLADKRVGLLINFNVSLIKEGISRVVNNL; encoded by the coding sequence ATGATTGAGAATGAGATTACGGGGGAGATTGTGGATGCTGCTTACAGGGTTCATGTGAGTTTGGGGCCTGGGTTGTTGGAATCTGTTTATGAGACAGTTTTAGATTTGGAGTTACGGAGGCGCAAGTTACAAGTGAGGAGACAGGTATTGATTCCAGTCATGTATGAGGGTATACGCTTGGATGAAGGTTTTCGGGCTGATTTAATTGTCGAAGATAAAGTAATTGTTGAACTCAAATCCGTAGAAACCGTTCATCCAGTACACCACAAACAGCTACTAACCTATCTCCGACTTGCTGATAAACGAGTGGGATTGCTAATCAACTTCAACGTCTCACTCATCAAAGAAGGAATTTCACGAGTAGTTAATAACCTCTAA
- a CDS encoding fatty acid desaturase, which translates to MTTSIINSQKLGEDLGEPNLKLKDIIKTLPRECFEKNSRKAWTQAMLSVLMVALGYCFLAISPWFLLPVAWIFTGTALTGFFVIGHDCGHRSFAKRRWVNDLVGHIFMAPLIYPFHSWRIKHNYHHAHTNKLDEDNAWHPIRTHVFANWTPFRQFAFEGFMRKRLWWVGSIGHWALVHFDARNFKTKDQSSVKLSVAVVVIFAAIAFPLLIATTGIWGFVKFWLLPWMVYHFWMSTFTIVHHTASDVPFNTANKWNEALAQLSGTIHCDYPRWVEIFCHDINVHVPHHLSTAIPSYNLRLAYSSIKENWQPYLHDECEFSWSLMKQITNQCQLYKTDIGYETFDEYYAGK; encoded by the coding sequence ATGACTACATCAATAATCAACAGCCAGAAATTAGGTGAAGACCTTGGCGAACCCAACTTAAAGCTCAAAGATATTATCAAAACTTTGCCACGAGAATGTTTTGAAAAAAACAGTCGCAAAGCTTGGACACAAGCCATGCTCAGTGTCTTGATGGTCGCCTTGGGCTACTGTTTTCTGGCTATCAGTCCGTGGTTTCTCTTACCTGTAGCTTGGATTTTTACAGGGACTGCTTTAACAGGTTTTTTTGTAATTGGCCATGATTGTGGTCACAGGTCTTTTGCCAAACGTCGTTGGGTAAATGATTTAGTGGGACACATATTCATGGCTCCCTTAATTTATCCCTTCCACAGTTGGCGGATTAAGCATAATTATCACCATGCTCATACCAACAAACTGGATGAGGATAATGCTTGGCATCCCATTAGAACACACGTATTTGCCAATTGGACACCTTTTAGGCAGTTTGCCTTTGAAGGCTTCATGCGTAAGCGTCTGTGGTGGGTAGGTTCCATCGGACATTGGGCGTTGGTGCATTTTGATGCGCGGAACTTCAAAACCAAAGACCAATCCAGTGTTAAGCTGTCTGTGGCTGTAGTCGTGATATTTGCGGCGATCGCATTTCCTCTCCTAATTGCGACAACAGGTATTTGGGGATTTGTCAAGTTTTGGCTCTTACCCTGGATGGTATACCATTTTTGGATGAGTACCTTCACCATCGTTCACCACACTGCATCAGATGTTCCTTTTAACACAGCAAACAAGTGGAACGAGGCTTTGGCACAGCTATCAGGTACGATTCATTGTGATTATCCTCGTTGGGTTGAAATTTTCTGCCACGATATCAATGTCCACGTTCCTCATCATCTTTCCACTGCCATTCCTTCCTATAATTTGCGGCTAGCTTACAGCAGCATCAAAGAAAATTGGCAGCCTTATCTCCATGATGAATGTGAGTTCTCTTGGTCTTTAATGAAGCAAATCACAAACCAATGTCAACTGTATAAAACTGATATTGGCTATGAGACTTTCGACGAATATTACGCAGGAAAATAA
- a CDS encoding aminotransferase class I/II-fold pyridoxal phosphate-dependent enzyme — protein sequence MNSLEQMRQAEQALIEIFSGIDAQVKHNLKRVLDAFRNHRVGAHHFAGVSGYGHDDLGRETLDKVFAEVMGAEAAAVRVQFVSGTHAIACGLFGVLRPGDEMLAVVGSPYDTLEEVIGLRGKGQGSLIEFGINYRQLELTAEGTIDWETLSHSVADHTRLVLIQRSCGYSWRPSLSIADIEKIVHLVKQQNPNTVCFVDNCYGEFIETREPTDVGVDLMAGSLIKNPGGTIVTAGGYIAGRADLVEAAACRLTAPGIGSYGGATFDQNRLLFQGLFLAPQMVGEAMKGTHLTGYVFDKLGYPVNPAPLAPRGDVIQAIKLGSAAKLIAFCKAIQQHSPVGSYLEPIPDEIPGYESQVVMAGGTFIEGSTLEFSADGPLREPYVVYCQGGTHWTHVAIALEAAMDAVGMS from the coding sequence ATGAACAGCTTAGAACAGATGCGGCAAGCAGAACAGGCACTAATAGAGATTTTTTCTGGAATTGACGCTCAGGTCAAGCATAATCTCAAACGAGTCCTAGATGCCTTTCGTAATCACCGTGTAGGCGCACACCATTTTGCGGGTGTTAGTGGCTATGGTCACGATGATTTAGGACGAGAAACTTTAGATAAAGTTTTTGCCGAAGTTATGGGCGCTGAAGCTGCGGCCGTGCGGGTGCAGTTCGTTTCTGGAACTCATGCGATCGCGTGCGGCTTATTTGGTGTTCTCCGTCCTGGAGATGAGATGTTAGCAGTGGTCGGTTCTCCCTACGATACGCTCGAAGAAGTCATTGGTTTACGGGGTAAAGGCCAAGGCTCCCTTATTGAGTTTGGCATAAATTACCGCCAATTGGAGCTAACCGCCGAAGGAACTATAGATTGGGAAACCTTAAGTCATAGCGTAGCTGACCATACCCGTTTAGTATTAATCCAACGCTCTTGTGGTTATTCGTGGCGGCCGAGTTTATCAATAGCGGATATAGAAAAAATCGTTCATTTAGTTAAACAGCAAAACCCGAACACTGTCTGCTTTGTCGATAACTGTTACGGTGAATTTATTGAAACCAGAGAACCCACAGATGTGGGTGTGGATTTAATGGCGGGGTCATTAATTAAAAATCCTGGGGGAACGATTGTCACCGCAGGCGGTTATATAGCTGGTCGGGCTGACTTAGTAGAAGCCGCAGCTTGTCGTTTAACTGCTCCTGGTATTGGTAGTTATGGTGGTGCGACCTTTGACCAAAATCGGCTGCTCTTCCAAGGCTTATTTTTAGCTCCCCAGATGGTCGGGGAGGCGATGAAAGGGACTCACTTAACTGGTTATGTATTTGATAAATTGGGTTATCCCGTAAATCCCGCACCCCTCGCGCCTCGTGGAGATGTGATTCAAGCGATTAAATTGGGTTCTGCGGCCAAGTTAATTGCTTTCTGTAAGGCGATTCAGCAGCATTCACCAGTTGGTTCTTATCTGGAACCTATTCCCGATGAGATACCGGGGTATGAGAGCCAGGTAGTGATGGCTGGGGGGACGTTTATTGAGGGGAGTACTTTGGAGTTTTCGGCGGATGGACCTTTAAGAGAGCCTTATGTGGTTTATTGTCAGGGGGGGACTCATTGGACTCATGTGGCGATCGCATTAGAAGCGGCGATGGATGCTGTGGGTATGAGTTAA